CCAGAGCCGCTTGGCTAAGCCTGAATTTCTTTCTGATTGAAACGATTTTTTCAGGCGTATATTCCTTGACATCAGGAAGACACAGATTGGAAATGTTTCTCATCGTTATGTCATCAACCAAGCCGCTTTTATTTAAATCCTTAACAGTATTTGTGATTGATTTTGCGATGGATTTTCTCATGACTTCACCTCTATAAAATCTCCAGCTTTCAGGGCTAGTTCAATTTTTTTCTTCCGATAGCCCAAGCAAAATTTTCGAAAATTCCTTTAAAGCGTAAAGCTCTTTTTTTGACAAATTTGACTTTTCGTTCTTTGCGAATCCATGAATATAAATGGCTCGATCATTGGTCTTGTAACATATGATTGTTCTCCCACTGCCACTTTTGCCCTTGCCCTCAAACCGGATTCGTTTTTTATAAATGTGGCCGCCAAGGTTTGCCTCAAACTTACCCTCTTGGATTTCTCGCAATGCTTTGAATAGCTCGTTCTTTGGGATATTCTGCTTTGCCGCCCAATTTGAAAAATGTTTTGTCATTAAATTGAGCATGAATATACTATATCACCCGGTACTATACTTTTCAAGATTATAGTTCAATTGGTGACGTTCATTTTTGAGGCAATCGAGATAGACCAGCCAGTTACCTGACCGCCCTCTCACAGATCCCTGCGTGCGGTATTCCCGCACCTCGGACCAACCGCCCAGTGATCGGACCAGGCCGCCGCCGACAAGATCGGGACGGCGTCCCTGTCCCACCCCGTCCGCGACAAATTGCCGATAGGCCGACCGGGCCGCCTTCTCCTTTTTTCCAAATCGGCGTAATACATAATCACGGTCCTGCCAGTCGTTTGAATAACGGCCCATGATAACCCCGTGGCCGCTCCAGCGGTATCGATCAAGGCCAAGTAAACTCTTTACAAGACCGGCCCGTAAAGGATTGAGATGGATATACCTGACCAGGTCCAGGAAATAGGTTTCTTCTTCACAGACTATGGATTTGTATCGATTCTGGAATAGATGCCCGTGACGGCGATGGCGATTATTATAGGAAATCGCATAACCGATGAGAAGACGGCGCATATACCGGGAAAGACCAAACTTACTGCTTCTTAACAAAATATGGGCGTGGTTTGTCAACAATGCCCAGGCGTAGATACTTGTACCGGTATCCTCGGCAATCTCGCCCATCCGAGAAACAAAATCTTCCCGATCCGTCTTGTCATCAACTATATGGCGCTTGTCGATACCCCTTATGATGACATGGTGCAAAGTTCCCGGTGCATCTAATCTTGCTTGACGGGGCATATGCTGTTTCCTCCAATATTATTGCGCCTAACTTTGCCACTCACTGCGGCGGTTCGGCAGAAATCAGGCGCGGGCCAACGACCTATCCGCGTCAGCGCCGCCACGCTTTTTCCCGTCGCCTGAATTAATTTGATATGCGCTTTTATTTTATTATTCGAGCTTTCCAATAGCCAGGCTTACGGCTCAAATGCATCACAGCTTGAATTACAATAGAATTGTTTCCTTCGATTGTGTAGTAGATTCCGAATGGAAAGCGCTTTATGAGGTATCGGCGGACATCCTCCTTGATTGGTTGCCAGGCTTGAGGATAATGAAGAATTTGGTTTATGCCATTTTCAACTTGGGAGACAAAGCCGGTTGCGAGGGAAACTGAAATTTCGGCATAATATTGAGTTGCTTCAGCATACTCTTGAAGAGCATCAGGATGAAAATGATAATTCATTTTTCAATCATGGCCCTTACTTGAGCTAAACCTTCTTCGCCATTTATTGGCACGACTTTTCCAGTACGAATTTCATCTCTTCTTTTTTTAACTTCCGCCAAATGACTTTTGGTCACTTGAGGATCTATGTCATCCTCAATGCTTGCTACAAGTTTTTCGGCAAGAATCGCTTTGGAATCGTTAGGAAGTATTTCAGCTTCTGAAAATATTTCTTCGAGTGACATTGGCATAATTATCACCTCCTTTTTTAATATAATTTATTGGCTGCCTTCGACACAAGGTAAAGATGCCAATGCGCTCAATTTTGTTTTCTCGCATATCGCTGGGGTGAGGGGCGCGGCCTATGACGTGGCCGCTTCA
The genomic region above belongs to Desulfobacterales bacterium and contains:
- a CDS encoding type II toxin-antitoxin system MqsA family antitoxin yields the protein MRKSIAKSITNTVKDLNKSGLVDDITMRNISNLCLPDVKEYTPEKIVSIRKKFRLSQAALASIFNISPSTVQKWEQGNKKPTGASQKLLDLIERKGIEVLV
- a CDS encoding type II toxin-antitoxin system RelE/ParE family toxin; protein product: MLNLMTKHFSNWAAKQNIPKNELFKALREIQEGKFEANLGGHIYKKRIRFEGKGKSGSGRTIICYKTNDRAIYIHGFAKNEKSNLSKKELYALKEFSKILLGLSEEKN
- a CDS encoding transposase; this encodes MPRQARLDAPGTLHHVIIRGIDKRHIVDDKTDREDFVSRMGEIAEDTGTSIYAWALLTNHAHILLRSSKFGLSRYMRRLLIGYAISYNNRHRRHGHLFQNRYKSIVCEEETYFLDLVRYIHLNPLRAGLVKSLLGLDRYRWSGHGVIMGRYSNDWQDRDYVLRRFGKKEKAARSAYRQFVADGVGQGRRPDLVGGGLVRSLGGWSEVREYRTQGSVRGRSGNWLVYLDCLKNERHQLNYNLEKYSTG
- a CDS encoding type II toxin-antitoxin system RelE/ParE family toxin; translated protein: MNYHFHPDALQEYAEATQYYAEISVSLATGFVSQVENGINQILHYPQAWQPIKEDVRRYLIKRFPFGIYYTIEGNNSIVIQAVMHLSRKPGYWKARIIK
- a CDS encoding addiction module protein — protein: MSLEEIFSEAEILPNDSKAILAEKLVASIEDDIDPQVTKSHLAEVKKRRDEIRTGKVVPINGEEGLAQVRAMIEK